The following are encoded together in the Planococcus antarcticus DSM 14505 genome:
- a CDS encoding SE1832 family protein, translating to MNKQELEYAIAELKMDYVSHQGDIEKLEMTGHAGKVEKAELRLEKMERQLAELNQKLADL from the coding sequence GTGAACAAACAGGAATTGGAATACGCAATTGCTGAGCTTAAGATGGATTACGTTAGCCATCAAGGCGATATCGAAAAGCTGGAAATGACTGGACATGCCGGTAAGGTAGAGAAAGCAGAATTGCGTTTAGAAAAAATGGAACGACAACTTGCGGAATTAAACCAAAAACTCGCGGATCTGTAA
- a CDS encoding ABC-F family ATP-binding cassette domain-containing protein, which translates to MSLLTVENLSHTFGDRTLFNDVSFRLVEGEHVGLVGANGVGKSTMMNILTGKIIHDDGRVEWQPRTHYGYLDQHTQLQPGRTIRETLQDAFLPLYKKEAELNDVAMQMGDADPERLEELLEQMAEAQDALDAGDFYTLDGKIEEISRGLGLDAVGLDRNVEALSGGQRTKLLLAKLLLEKPKVLLLDEPTNYLDEEHIQWLVNYLKNYPYAFLLISHDTEFMSSVTSIIFHLEFSRLSRYTATYEKFVELAELSKQQHLDAYERQEDMIKKTETFIAKNKARASTTGRAKSRQKQLDRMDRIEKPEVAAKPQFAFKETRSPSRYVVEAEALSIGYEKPLLPPLTFMIERGEKIALVGMNGVGKSTLLKTMLGKIKPLDGDVLRGEYLTSSYFEQEVKAPTHTPLDEIWAAYPSMDQGQVRGALARTGLKNEHISRPMTQLSGGEQAKVRLCKLMMEESNWLIFDEPTNHLDIDAKAELKRAMQAYKGTIVLVSHEPEFYEGLATKVWDVEEWIAAGEQD; encoded by the coding sequence ATGAGTTTATTGACAGTAGAAAATTTAAGCCACACGTTCGGTGACCGGACTCTTTTCAACGATGTATCGTTCCGATTGGTTGAAGGCGAACATGTTGGATTAGTCGGAGCCAATGGTGTCGGGAAATCGACAATGATGAATATTTTAACAGGCAAAATCATCCATGATGATGGACGCGTAGAATGGCAGCCACGGACCCATTACGGTTACTTGGATCAGCACACGCAGCTTCAGCCTGGGCGCACAATCCGTGAAACTCTTCAAGATGCGTTCCTGCCTCTTTACAAAAAAGAAGCGGAATTGAACGATGTCGCCATGCAAATGGGCGATGCTGACCCTGAACGACTGGAAGAGCTACTAGAGCAGATGGCGGAAGCACAGGACGCTTTGGATGCTGGAGACTTTTACACGCTAGACGGCAAAATCGAAGAGATTTCACGCGGCTTAGGTCTTGATGCAGTCGGACTTGATCGCAACGTTGAAGCTCTTTCTGGTGGCCAGCGTACAAAGCTATTGCTTGCGAAACTGTTGCTTGAAAAGCCAAAGGTCTTGCTTTTGGATGAGCCGACAAACTATCTCGACGAAGAACATATTCAATGGCTCGTCAACTATTTGAAAAACTATCCGTATGCGTTTCTATTGATTTCGCATGACACGGAATTTATGAGCAGTGTTACTAGCATCATTTTCCATTTGGAGTTTTCACGTTTATCACGTTACACTGCCACTTACGAAAAATTTGTCGAACTTGCAGAATTGAGCAAACAGCAGCATTTGGATGCTTATGAAAGACAGGAAGATATGATTAAAAAAACGGAGACCTTTATTGCGAAAAACAAAGCGCGTGCTTCTACAACTGGTCGTGCTAAGTCCCGCCAGAAACAACTGGATCGCATGGACCGTATCGAAAAGCCTGAAGTTGCAGCAAAACCGCAATTTGCTTTTAAAGAAACACGTAGCCCGAGTCGTTATGTCGTTGAAGCGGAAGCCTTATCTATTGGCTATGAAAAACCACTTCTTCCACCATTGACGTTTATGATTGAACGAGGGGAAAAAATTGCACTTGTCGGCATGAATGGTGTCGGTAAATCGACGCTACTCAAAACGATGCTTGGCAAAATCAAACCACTTGATGGCGACGTTCTACGCGGTGAATATTTGACATCGAGTTATTTCGAACAGGAAGTCAAGGCCCCGACTCATACGCCACTTGACGAAATTTGGGCGGCTTATCCAAGCATGGACCAAGGCCAAGTACGCGGTGCACTTGCCCGTACAGGTTTGAAAAACGAGCATATCTCCCGTCCAATGACGCAGCTGAGCGGTGGCGAACAAGCCAAAGTCCGCCTGTGCAAATTGATGATGGAAGAAAGCAATTGGCTAATTTTCGATGAGCCTACAAATCACTTGGACATCGATGCAAAAGCTGAGTTAAAACGCGCAATGCAAGCTTACAAAGGCACAATCGTTTTAGTAAGCCACGAGCCTGAATTTTATGAAGGACTGGCTACAAAGGTTTGGGACGTTGAAGAATGGATTGCGGCTGGCGAACAAGACTAA